A section of the Shimia isoporae genome encodes:
- a CDS encoding LptF/LptG family permease produces MMLQAYTGTAVRMIMRSYLQSVGFVMFALLVIALSIDLTKTLESLRAKAETSGTPLWQILLPYMSYRAADILTRLLGTACVIGGFVAALLRHLRREDDVLAAAGMSPRFHFTALLAVAAIAGAVQFSFQNWVRPAAVQAQIDAQLGRYGQWFGEASLSGKWIVGDNMAIRATVMRGKEGQLLDLKIFDGLAAPSLTRIIAADSAVPSPGQNQWLLKNVTVWSQETAFAPSQSKELIIQLPTNAAQIGWFDIHGFYLPNAIARRIAELEDTPAASDAATTLAFRKASLILPGVLIFLGASLAQAGISGRRLNPPRLFALAAIGYLTVVIVKSFWILGINGKIAPQLAATLPLAIAFGIACLIQLRQSGYLVRPKLPSQRHSP; encoded by the coding sequence ATGATGTTGCAGGCTTATACTGGAACAGCGGTGCGCATGATTATGCGCTCCTATCTTCAAAGCGTTGGTTTTGTCATGTTTGCTCTGCTGGTAATCGCTCTGTCGATAGACCTGACAAAGACACTCGAGAGCCTGCGAGCCAAAGCTGAAACCTCCGGAACACCACTTTGGCAAATCCTATTGCCCTATATGTCATATCGCGCTGCCGACATCCTGACACGCCTGCTTGGCACGGCCTGCGTGATCGGTGGCTTCGTGGCAGCGCTTTTGCGCCATCTCCGCCGTGAAGACGATGTTTTGGCGGCTGCAGGCATGTCGCCGCGATTTCACTTCACGGCTTTGCTTGCCGTTGCCGCCATTGCAGGTGCGGTTCAATTCAGCTTTCAAAACTGGGTGCGCCCGGCTGCGGTGCAGGCCCAAATTGACGCACAACTCGGCCGTTATGGCCAATGGTTTGGTGAAGCATCACTCTCCGGAAAATGGATTGTCGGAGATAATATGGCGATCCGCGCCACCGTAATGCGCGGCAAAGAAGGACAGCTTCTTGATCTCAAGATTTTTGACGGTCTGGCAGCTCCCTCTCTCACCCGGATCATTGCGGCGGACTCGGCAGTACCGTCACCGGGGCAAAACCAATGGCTGTTAAAAAACGTCACCGTCTGGTCGCAAGAAACCGCTTTTGCGCCCTCGCAGTCCAAAGAGCTTATTATCCAACTGCCGACAAATGCAGCGCAAATTGGGTGGTTTGACATTCACGGCTTTTACTTGCCCAACGCAATCGCGCGACGAATTGCGGAACTTGAAGATACACCCGCGGCCAGTGATGCGGCCACGACACTGGCTTTCCGAAAAGCATCCCTAATTCTTCCGGGTGTACTGATCTTTCTGGGCGCGTCTCTGGCTCAAGCCGGTATCAGCGGCCGGCGTCTGAATCCGCCTCGTCTCTTTGCGCTCGCCGCCATTGGTTATCTCACAGTTGTCATTGTTAAATCTTTTTGGATTCTAGGGATTAACGGCAAGATTGCGCCACAACTTGCCGCAACTCTGCCTTTGGCGATTGCCTTTGGCATTGCCTGCCTCATACAACTGCGCCAATCGGGCTATTTGGTCCGTCCGAAGCTTCCTTCGCAAAGGCACAGCCCGTGA
- a CDS encoding phosphatidate cytidylyltransferase translates to MTPLLVTDMARIAVILIAAGYGLLGVLSLVPATRATGIDILKVFFSATLIACVLVGLFLLGPVALVPAFALTALRIGFESAAVRMPDGPAPLLIGILCAGLTVATTLDWRMALATLGIWFLLLARLILLPNASNPRTSKSILDLLVFPILPLGLLAYGAIQPNLAGLMLATYILVEVFDSLALVSGRLFGRTPAFPSLSPKKTIGGLIGGSVCLMLLAIFAAGPLGQPVWLSVVVAFLTGIFAIAGDLAASRLKRIGGVKDFPVVLNRQGGLLDSLDSWIAAGAGLTACQLLWWPW, encoded by the coding sequence ATGACGCCACTTCTAGTGACAGACATGGCGCGTATCGCCGTTATCCTGATTGCCGCAGGCTACGGCCTTTTGGGCGTGCTCAGCCTCGTACCTGCCACCCGCGCGACGGGCATCGATATCCTGAAGGTTTTCTTCAGTGCAACGCTGATCGCCTGTGTTCTTGTTGGCCTTTTCCTGCTGGGGCCAGTCGCTCTTGTGCCAGCCTTCGCACTAACAGCCCTGCGCATCGGTTTTGAAAGTGCCGCTGTCCGGATGCCCGACGGGCCAGCGCCGCTTCTGATCGGCATCCTATGCGCGGGCCTGACTGTCGCCACGACACTTGACTGGCGCATGGCGCTGGCCACTCTGGGCATATGGTTTCTGCTGCTCGCGCGCCTGATCCTGCTGCCAAACGCTTCCAACCCGCGCACTTCCAAATCCATTCTCGATCTACTGGTATTCCCAATCCTGCCGCTTGGACTTCTGGCTTACGGTGCGATCCAGCCAAACCTCGCCGGCCTGATGCTTGCGACATACATTCTTGTTGAAGTCTTCGACAGTCTTGCGCTGGTCAGCGGGCGGTTGTTCGGACGCACGCCAGCTTTCCCGTCGCTTAGCCCGAAGAAAACCATAGGTGGTCTGATCGGCGGGTCAGTGTGCCTGATGCTTCTCGCGATTTTCGCTGCTGGCCCATTGGGGCAACCCGTCTGGCTTTCTGTCGTTGTTGCCTTTCTAACCGGTATTTTTGCCATTGCCGGCGATCTGGCTGCATCGCGCCTCAAACGCATTGGCGGCGTCAAGGATTTCCCGGTCGTACTCAACCGTCAGGGCGGGCTCTTGGACAGCCTCGATAGTTGGATTGCCGCAGGTGCTGGCCTGACTGCTTGCCAGCTTTTGTGGTGGCCTTGGTGA
- a CDS encoding inositol-3-phosphate synthase, giving the protein MTTSPIRTVIVGVGNCASSLIQGVSYCRAVGEAAVGVSFPDLAGYAPADVELVAGFDVDSRKVGLTLGEAAFAAPNCTERFHTDVADQTAPVLRGPDLDGVAAHMLSKPEDRSFRLSSEPALGKDEIVSKLRELQAQVMIIFLPVGSQKAVEFYVECALEAGVAVVNGIPVFIASHPVWAEKFTAAGVPILGDDFKAQFGATIVHRTITNLAEMRGVEIDRTYQLNVGGNTDFLNMTEHDRLANKRESKTEAVQAVMEERLDDNDIRIGPSDYVPWLNDRKVAYVRLEGRLFGGARTNIEIRLDVEDSPNAAAEALVAIRLARIALDRNMSGPIADASAFLFKHPPEQIEDTDAHDVILKFVNGEQG; this is encoded by the coding sequence ATGACCACCTCTCCTATCCGCACCGTGATCGTGGGTGTCGGCAATTGTGCGAGTTCACTCATTCAGGGCGTTTCCTATTGCCGAGCCGTCGGCGAAGCCGCCGTGGGAGTCAGTTTCCCTGACTTGGCAGGGTATGCTCCTGCCGACGTGGAACTGGTTGCCGGGTTTGACGTGGACAGTCGCAAGGTCGGCCTCACTCTGGGCGAGGCTGCATTCGCGGCCCCGAATTGCACCGAACGCTTTCATACCGACGTCGCAGATCAGACCGCACCGGTCCTTCGTGGCCCCGATCTTGACGGGGTCGCAGCTCATATGTTGTCAAAACCCGAAGATCGCAGCTTCCGACTGTCTTCCGAACCAGCTCTCGGCAAAGACGAAATCGTCTCGAAGCTGCGTGAACTGCAAGCCCAGGTCATGATCATCTTTTTGCCTGTCGGATCGCAAAAGGCGGTCGAGTTCTACGTCGAGTGCGCGCTTGAGGCAGGTGTCGCCGTCGTGAACGGTATTCCGGTCTTTATCGCCTCGCATCCTGTATGGGCCGAAAAGTTCACTGCCGCGGGGGTTCCTATTCTCGGAGACGACTTCAAGGCCCAGTTCGGCGCCACGATCGTCCACCGTACGATTACCAATCTGGCAGAAATGCGTGGCGTTGAGATTGATCGGACCTACCAACTCAACGTGGGCGGCAACACCGATTTCCTGAATATGACGGAACATGACCGCCTCGCAAACAAACGCGAAAGCAAAACCGAAGCCGTGCAGGCCGTGATGGAAGAACGGCTCGATGACAACGACATTCGTATCGGCCCCTCGGATTACGTTCCTTGGCTGAACGACCGCAAAGTGGCCTATGTGCGTCTTGAGGGCCGCTTGTTTGGCGGGGCACGCACCAACATCGAAATCCGTCTCGATGTCGAAGATAGCCCCAACGCAGCGGCCGAAGCGCTGGTCGCAATCCGGCTCGCCCGGATTGCTCTGGACCGGAACATGTCCGGCCCGATCGCAGACGCCAGCGCGTTTCTTTTCAAACACCCACCCGAGCAAATTGAAGACACCGACGCCCATGACGTCATTCTGAAGTTTGTGAACGGGGAACAGGGCTAA
- a CDS encoding CDP-alcohol phosphatidyltransferase family protein, translating into MIDGLLKDKIDPIWEALSTPLVKAGLTPNQVTATGLVLIVVVSLGYLWHGSPAVYGLTLVVAFAFDALDGAVARRTGQSSKSGGYFDAIVDRYQELAVLVVLALAHNLWPLALACFSGSVLTSYAKARTAIEMPVSNTDWPDFFERMERVIYLCAMLLLAGLLGDWVITVGMAGFAALAHATALQRARRAYDILKKADAQARASDDPQT; encoded by the coding sequence ATGATTGACGGTCTTCTAAAGGACAAGATCGACCCGATTTGGGAGGCGCTTTCCACGCCTCTTGTAAAAGCGGGCCTGACCCCCAATCAGGTCACGGCAACAGGTCTCGTGCTGATTGTCGTCGTATCTCTCGGATATCTTTGGCACGGCTCACCCGCAGTCTATGGTCTGACCCTTGTCGTAGCCTTCGCCTTTGATGCATTGGACGGTGCCGTTGCACGCCGCACGGGGCAGAGCTCGAAGTCGGGCGGCTATTTCGATGCCATAGTCGACCGCTATCAGGAACTTGCTGTACTGGTTGTGCTGGCGCTGGCACACAATCTCTGGCCCTTGGCGCTCGCTTGCTTTTCCGGCTCGGTCCTTACGTCCTATGCAAAGGCGCGCACGGCGATCGAAATGCCCGTATCCAACACCGATTGGCCGGATTTCTTCGAACGTATGGAAAGAGTTATCTATCTGTGCGCGATGCTTTTGCTCGCCGGACTTCTGGGGGATTGGGTCATTACAGTTGGCATGGCCGGGTTTGCGGCTTTGGCTCACGCCACTGCCCTGCAACGCGCGCGCCGGGCCTATGACATTCTTAAGAAGGCCGACGCTCAGGCGAGGGCATCCGACGACCCCCAAACGTAG
- a CDS encoding LptF/LptG family permease: protein MSVFRPFLRQPVLRILGWPILWRLLLIVGVVEAIFLAEEFTGLMQLALRNDGPLSVIGKMLIFRIPEIFDLALAFGLLIAVYFAVGEARDNGELVVLATAGIPWWRVVTLVSAIGLGGGVLGLLNAGYLLPLSNFAERVTVAELRKDYVLNKIQTPGDKVAIQTIKDTTFIASPPDEAGQGKNGNLFVYQRNVGGVWRAASSRNWQVSGQDNDRHIILLEELVAHDVALNSTVEPPPMNRYAVKAADFNFSMSEVAPDVDRTPLQAEKLLTFHRDETPRIANIAARALMVPLAGLLALAALVAGRTTLRRIVALPLAAVVMLSVDVVAKAIVVSWASLLPPGLVAANALFFYLAPPLIYLGLRKEALMKPAGRTE from the coding sequence ATGAGCGTCTTTCGCCCCTTTTTGCGTCAACCGGTCCTACGCATCCTTGGCTGGCCGATCCTTTGGCGGCTCCTGCTGATCGTCGGGGTGGTCGAGGCTATTTTTCTTGCCGAGGAGTTTACCGGTTTGATGCAACTCGCGTTGCGCAATGACGGGCCACTGTCGGTGATTGGCAAAATGCTGATCTTCCGAATTCCCGAAATCTTTGACCTCGCACTGGCATTCGGCCTCTTGATCGCCGTCTACTTCGCTGTAGGCGAAGCGAGGGACAACGGCGAACTGGTGGTGCTCGCAACCGCAGGAATTCCTTGGTGGCGGGTTGTTACCCTTGTCAGCGCAATTGGCCTTGGTGGGGGTGTTTTGGGATTGCTCAATGCGGGCTACCTTTTGCCGCTATCCAATTTTGCCGAGCGCGTCACAGTCGCGGAATTGCGCAAGGATTACGTGCTGAACAAGATACAGACACCCGGTGACAAAGTGGCGATCCAAACCATCAAGGACACCACCTTCATCGCCAGTCCACCAGACGAAGCCGGTCAGGGAAAAAACGGAAATCTGTTTGTTTATCAGAGGAATGTTGGTGGTGTCTGGCGTGCGGCATCTTCCCGTAACTGGCAGGTTTCAGGTCAGGACAACGACCGTCACATCATCCTGCTCGAAGAACTTGTCGCGCATGACGTCGCGTTGAACAGCACTGTCGAACCACCCCCAATGAACCGCTATGCCGTCAAGGCCGCAGACTTCAACTTTTCCATGTCTGAGGTTGCTCCAGATGTCGACCGCACACCTTTGCAGGCGGAAAAATTGCTGACTTTCCATCGGGACGAAACGCCCCGCATCGCAAACATTGCCGCCCGCGCTCTGATGGTGCCACTGGCCGGGCTCCTTGCGTTGGCTGCACTGGTTGCGGGCCGAACCACTTTGCGTCGGATCGTGGCGTTGCCGCTCGCAGCAGTGGTGATGCTGTCGGTGGATGTTGTTGCCAAGGCCATTGTCGTGAGTTGGGCCAGCTTGCTGCCACCGGGACTTGTCGCAGCGAATGCGCTGTTTTTCTATCTGGCTCCGCCGCTGATCTATCTGGGGCTGCGCAAAGAAGCCCTTATGAAACCAGCAGGTCGCACAGAATGA
- a CDS encoding xylulokinase, whose protein sequence is MQGDLVISADFGTSGVKVGVVDGELNIVARVTEPYPLSLAPGGIAEQNPDDWWSGLTRAITDLRKQIPDLRDRASVLVFSAQLCGLICADEKGEALRPCMTWLDKRASPLAQELIGGFPQVHGYQLFKLMRWLRLANGAPAKNGMDAASKILWMQRNAPDVMARTRWLVDAKDWLVHRATGVMTTSPESANLSWMMDSRPGRENWSPQLAAMIGAPLDKLAPIVTADTVVETLTPQAAAELGLNPKTQVLAGTSDVTAAALGSGEVEDGALHISLATSAWIAGFFPDRRLSVPNSYATVTSGLDMRPLLIASQENAGSALDWAAAITGSTQSRVEAFSDLGTALSDDPFFLPWLAGERVPVDNDALRGTFFGLSLHHNAQTVRRAAVEGIALNLKWAMTKVEREKSLLRNGALTLVGGVAASPQVAQMLADALNRDIRVGEARHAGMLGTATLAAATMGWADNPAQAAARLRGHTTAHYTPNPARVEALDTRARHLDKLRRTAVRSYMNSGIQT, encoded by the coding sequence ATGCAGGGTGATCTCGTCATCTCGGCAGATTTTGGCACCTCCGGCGTCAAGGTTGGCGTGGTGGATGGCGAACTGAACATCGTCGCCCGCGTGACCGAGCCCTACCCGCTTTCTCTCGCTCCAGGTGGGATTGCCGAACAGAACCCGGATGATTGGTGGTCCGGCCTGACCCGTGCAATCACAGATCTTCGCAAGCAAATTCCGGATTTACGAGACCGCGCCTCGGTGCTGGTCTTTTCGGCTCAGTTGTGTGGCCTGATCTGCGCCGACGAAAAGGGAGAGGCGCTGCGTCCCTGCATGACTTGGCTCGACAAGCGGGCGAGCCCACTTGCACAGGAACTGATTGGCGGTTTTCCACAAGTACACGGCTATCAACTGTTCAAGCTGATGCGCTGGCTTCGGCTTGCGAATGGTGCGCCAGCAAAAAACGGAATGGATGCCGCGTCCAAAATCCTGTGGATGCAGCGCAATGCTCCCGACGTCATGGCCCGCACACGATGGCTGGTCGACGCCAAGGACTGGCTGGTCCACCGCGCAACAGGTGTAATGACCACCAGTCCGGAAAGCGCGAACCTGTCGTGGATGATGGACAGTCGCCCGGGCCGGGAGAACTGGTCACCCCAACTCGCAGCCATGATCGGTGCTCCCCTCGACAAGCTCGCACCGATTGTCACCGCAGACACGGTGGTCGAAACCCTAACGCCACAAGCGGCAGCCGAACTCGGACTTAATCCCAAAACCCAGGTGCTCGCGGGCACATCTGACGTCACAGCGGCGGCGCTTGGCTCAGGCGAAGTAGAAGACGGTGCGCTCCACATCTCACTTGCGACGTCCGCCTGGATTGCGGGTTTCTTTCCGGATCGTCGCCTCAGCGTCCCGAACTCCTACGCCACGGTGACTTCGGGTCTGGACATGCGGCCGCTGCTGATCGCCAGTCAGGAAAACGCCGGTTCTGCGCTGGACTGGGCCGCGGCAATCACTGGTAGCACGCAATCCCGTGTAGAAGCCTTTTCCGATCTCGGCACCGCCTTGTCCGACGATCCCTTTTTCCTGCCGTGGCTCGCGGGCGAACGCGTTCCGGTCGACAACGACGCGCTGCGGGGCACCTTTTTCGGACTGTCCCTTCACCACAACGCGCAAACCGTGCGCCGTGCGGCGGTCGAGGGCATCGCATTGAACCTGAAATGGGCCATGACAAAGGTGGAGCGCGAAAAGAGTTTGCTCAGAAACGGCGCACTTACGTTGGTGGGCGGCGTCGCCGCAAGCCCGCAGGTTGCACAGATGCTGGCGGACGCGCTTAACCGCGACATTCGCGTCGGCGAGGCCCGCCATGCCGGCATGCTCGGCACAGCCACACTCGCGGCCGCGACCATGGGCTGGGCGGACAACCCGGCACAGGCCGCCGCGCGGCTGCGCGGCCACACGACCGCGCACTACACGCCTAACCCGGCCCGCGTCGAAGCGCTCGACACACGTGCGAGACACTTGGACAAGCTACGCCGAACCGCCGTGCGCAGCTATATGAACTCAGGAATCCAGACATGA
- a CDS encoding cyclic peptide export ABC transporter has product MTIEFKDIPDPSDGSLKAMVQRRWIVIRFLATSSGMMRDPIVALTLIASFARSGLIFSINETARMGGGLSTWPVSLLLICALTMLTAAYYQRMRAFLLVTSVARQLRERMSKQLLRANIDFLLSQKHGQVYSAMTGEVNGLSSTVVAIVEIVGAFIVLAFALPYLFYVSPESGTAALVAVMIGVTGFVLLDRPARKWGHEAARLFAEYCDRVGDMLGGWKELRLRRARRDALEAETLGLIDDHVGARMHAQRLFAASAGVGQAAIILLLCFVVIALPALRNADATVLFQVLTIIFLVNTPIETLFNALPALSQSETAYFRILTVDRALAGAQSQAMVDSTDVKRSFSEIALVNVEARLGDADAADAEPFDLGPVNLTFHPGETVFVCGGNGSGKTTLLSLITGLRNPTRGDVQLDGHPLTKQTTGAYRELFSGVFSGFHLFERAYGFSDQELAALEEHIDRLDLRGRVSMLDDKFSSTSLSAGQSRRLALAVALAEQRPIIVLDEFAADQDPANRAFFYDVLVPELSGSGRLVLAVTHDDHQFHKCDRLIKMAGGQIVSDERMAATRVEQA; this is encoded by the coding sequence ATGACCATCGAATTCAAGGATATACCGGACCCGAGTGATGGCAGTCTGAAGGCGATGGTGCAACGACGCTGGATCGTGATCCGGTTTCTGGCCACCAGCAGCGGCATGATGCGCGATCCGATTGTCGCTTTGACCCTGATTGCAAGTTTCGCGCGGTCCGGCCTCATTTTCTCAATCAATGAGACCGCGCGCATGGGGGGTGGTCTGTCTACCTGGCCTGTATCGCTTTTGCTGATCTGCGCGCTCACCATGCTCACTGCTGCATACTATCAGCGCATGCGGGCCTTCCTTTTGGTGACTTCGGTGGCGCGGCAACTTCGGGAGCGGATGTCCAAGCAGTTGCTGCGAGCCAACATCGATTTTCTGTTGTCGCAAAAACACGGACAGGTTTACTCGGCGATGACCGGTGAGGTGAATGGCTTGTCCTCAACGGTGGTGGCGATCGTAGAAATCGTCGGCGCATTTATCGTTTTGGCGTTTGCGTTGCCCTACTTGTTCTACGTGTCGCCGGAATCCGGCACGGCAGCACTGGTGGCGGTCATGATCGGAGTGACCGGGTTTGTTCTTTTGGATCGGCCTGCGCGTAAATGGGGGCATGAGGCCGCACGGCTTTTTGCAGAGTATTGTGACCGCGTTGGTGACATGTTGGGAGGCTGGAAGGAGTTGCGGTTGCGTCGGGCGCGCCGGGATGCACTTGAAGCGGAGACGCTCGGTTTGATTGATGATCACGTCGGTGCCCGGATGCATGCCCAACGTTTGTTTGCGGCAAGTGCGGGAGTTGGGCAGGCGGCGATCATTCTCTTGCTCTGCTTTGTCGTGATCGCGCTTCCTGCGTTGAGGAATGCGGATGCCACCGTTCTTTTTCAGGTTCTGACCATCATCTTTCTGGTCAACACACCGATTGAAACGCTGTTCAATGCATTGCCTGCTCTGAGCCAATCGGAGACAGCCTATTTTCGCATTCTGACGGTGGATCGTGCTTTGGCCGGCGCCCAAAGTCAGGCAATGGTCGACAGCACAGACGTCAAACGCAGCTTCTCGGAAATCGCGTTGGTGAACGTCGAAGCGCGATTGGGAGATGCAGACGCAGCGGATGCGGAGCCGTTTGATTTAGGACCCGTGAACCTGACTTTTCATCCGGGCGAAACGGTTTTTGTATGTGGCGGGAACGGTTCAGGCAAGACGACATTGTTGTCGCTGATCACGGGGTTGCGCAATCCGACACGCGGCGACGTGCAGCTTGATGGACATCCGTTGACCAAACAAACGACGGGTGCCTATCGCGAGCTGTTTTCAGGCGTTTTTTCCGGCTTTCACCTGTTTGAACGTGCTTATGGCTTTTCCGATCAGGAGCTTGCCGCGTTGGAAGAGCATATTGACCGGCTAGACCTTCGTGGACGAGTCAGCATGCTGGATGACAAGTTCTCAAGCACGTCTCTTTCAGCAGGTCAAAGCAGACGACTGGCGCTGGCGGTTGCGCTGGCAGAGCAGCGACCAATTATCGTGTTAGACGAATTTGCAGCGGATCAGGATCCGGCGAACCGCGCATTTTTCTATGATGTGCTGGTGCCGGAATTGAGCGGGTCAGGTCGGTTGGTTTTGGCGGTGACTCATGATGATCACCAGTTCCACAAATGTGACAGGCTTATCAAAATGGCGGGTGGGCAAATCGTGTCAGACGAACGCATGGCCGCAACTCGGGTGGAACAGGCGTGA
- a CDS encoding SDR family oxidoreductase, producing MPGPAFVTGGSSGIGLAVAMQLAAKGHDIAIFARDPNKLAAARETILAQSPSVSVHEFQVDVSNRTEITAAVNEAVQSMGAPDYAVASAGIAEPGLFRDQPLATHESHMQVNYFGALYFAHALQGPMRENGGGKLAFLSSVAAFFGIYGYSAYAPTKFALSGLGEVLHLELAEAGISVTVMHPSDTDTPQLAAEKATKPAATAEIGEGGGLFQPEVVAACLIKAMDKNKPWVSTGKAMTLLGAFSSILKPILRRHQRRIIKKHRPE from the coding sequence ATGCCGGGGCCGGCCTTTGTCACCGGTGGGTCAAGCGGCATCGGTCTTGCTGTCGCCATGCAACTTGCCGCCAAAGGTCACGACATCGCCATTTTCGCCCGTGATCCGAACAAGCTTGCCGCCGCTCGGGAAACTATTCTGGCGCAATCGCCTTCTGTCTCCGTGCACGAGTTTCAGGTGGACGTCTCCAATCGTACGGAGATCACCGCCGCAGTAAATGAAGCTGTTCAATCCATGGGAGCACCAGACTATGCCGTGGCTTCCGCAGGCATCGCAGAACCCGGCCTGTTCCGCGACCAACCCTTGGCGACGCATGAAAGCCACATGCAGGTGAACTATTTTGGCGCGCTCTATTTCGCACACGCCCTTCAAGGTCCGATGCGCGAAAACGGCGGCGGCAAATTGGCCTTTCTCTCTTCGGTCGCAGCCTTTTTTGGCATTTATGGATATTCCGCCTATGCCCCGACCAAATTCGCCCTGTCCGGACTAGGGGAGGTCCTGCATCTTGAGCTGGCAGAAGCCGGTATCTCAGTCACCGTGATGCATCCTTCCGACACGGATACACCGCAGCTGGCTGCCGAAAAGGCCACCAAACCGGCGGCCACCGCCGAAATCGGTGAAGGCGGCGGTCTCTTTCAGCCCGAAGTGGTCGCTGCCTGCCTCATCAAGGCGATGGACAAAAACAAGCCATGGGTTTCCACCGGCAAAGCGATGACCCTGCTCGGCGCTTTTTCAAGCATTCTGAAGCCAATTTTACGCCGGCATCAGCGCCGCATCATCAAAAAGCATCGCCCCGAATGA
- a CDS encoding glycosyltransferase family 4 protein, producing the protein MKIVQLTPYAMDRPGGVQSHIRDLSRWLRSQGHDVRIVAPPGTGQLANIGNVVELGRVRQIAVHGTKFELTRASRADLQTCVAELRSWGAEVAHLHTPWTPMLPFQVWRALGIPGVATFHATLPETSGFDPLAWTLKRSAHWFNRRLKGIVVPSKAPQNQWRDNNVHPVPEVLAPTVDLSAWRDARKASIPSGDFNVVCMGRLEERKGTATLLRAWRDVETNRPSARLIIAGDGPRKDDLLHLARVLNLTTVDFVDPPSDEIARRMIADADVFAAPARHGESFGLVLIEAMAAGTLPVAAANPGYATVMTGPGADLLVPPGDPDALAQKLLELAAQPALQNRLLRWAKGHADHFDVRHLGPSYLSFFRAALT; encoded by the coding sequence GTGAAAATCGTACAGCTGACACCGTATGCCATGGACCGCCCGGGGGGTGTTCAAAGCCACATACGAGACCTGTCTCGCTGGTTGCGCTCCCAAGGTCATGACGTGCGTATTGTGGCGCCTCCCGGCACAGGCCAATTGGCAAATATCGGCAACGTGGTGGAGCTTGGCCGCGTCCGCCAAATCGCCGTCCACGGCACCAAATTCGAGCTCACACGCGCCAGTCGGGCCGACTTGCAAACCTGCGTCGCCGAGCTCCGCTCATGGGGCGCCGAGGTTGCGCATCTACACACACCGTGGACACCAATGCTGCCGTTTCAGGTCTGGCGTGCTCTCGGCATCCCCGGTGTCGCAACGTTCCATGCCACGCTTCCCGAAACTAGCGGATTTGATCCGCTCGCATGGACGCTCAAACGTTCCGCCCATTGGTTCAATCGGCGTCTCAAGGGCATTGTCGTGCCTTCGAAAGCGCCGCAGAACCAGTGGCGCGACAACAACGTTCATCCCGTGCCAGAAGTTTTGGCCCCAACGGTTGACCTCTCCGCATGGCGGGATGCCCGCAAAGCCAGCATTCCCTCCGGTGATTTCAATGTCGTGTGTATGGGCAGGTTGGAAGAACGCAAAGGAACGGCAACCCTACTACGGGCGTGGCGCGACGTGGAAACCAACAGACCAAGCGCGCGGCTGATCATCGCCGGAGACGGGCCGCGCAAAGATGACTTGTTGCACCTGGCACGTGTCCTCAATTTGACGACCGTCGATTTCGTTGATCCTCCGTCCGACGAAATCGCCCGCCGCATGATCGCCGACGCGGATGTCTTTGCCGCGCCCGCACGGCACGGCGAAAGCTTTGGGCTTGTTCTGATCGAGGCGATGGCCGCCGGGACCCTTCCAGTCGCAGCAGCCAATCCGGGATATGCCACAGTTATGACCGGACCGGGCGCCGACCTGTTGGTCCCCCCCGGCGACCCTGACGCGTTGGCCCAAAAGCTCTTGGAACTGGCGGCGCAGCCAGCTTTGCAAAATCGCCTTCTTCGGTGGGCCAAGGGTCACGCAGACCACTTCGACGTTCGTCATCTCGGGCCGTCTTACCTGTCCTTTTTTCGCGCCGCGCTGACTTAA